DNA sequence from the Epinephelus moara isolate mb chromosome 3, YSFRI_EMoa_1.0, whole genome shotgun sequence genome:
TTATTGATTTTGGAGATGCATGGACATACAATTTGTAGTTAAAGAGCTAAAACTTTACAAATGTGACTGAGACGGTTCAGATTTGAAAAGGGGAAATTATTAGGAATGTATCAAGCCAATAATGGGAGAAGTAAGAAAAGGGATtaattgaatgtttttttaatttatgttttatgaGAGCTAAAATCTGCTGCACACTAAGGAGAGAAACTGTCAGGCCCTGATGGCAACTATGTGGCATCCTTTCTAAAACAAGGGGTGGACAGAATAAAATTACAACTGTACAATATGATGCAATCCAGTAACACAAATCCCCAATAAATACTACCTTTGTGAAGCTTATATTCAATGCTGGAGTGGGAAAAAACGACTGGAACACTGCAATAAAATGCAATCCagcacaacaataaaaacagtattaACAAAACCTGAATATTagcaactttaaaaaatgtgttttatagcGACACTGCTGCGGGTTTGTCTGCAGTGTTCGTTAACAcactttcataaaataaaactacttAACCCAGGAacggctatatatatatatcttatgTGACTATAGTGAGGCTGTCATTCATTAACTAAATTGATCAGACGACCAGATGCTTCAGGATTATTGTGGGGGAAACCCTCAGTTGTGTCGGATTGCATTATACTGAACATGTGCTTGTTTACTGTGGATCCACTTTATGTTCCAGCGCTCCTTTCTGTAAACAGACGTCCTAAAATCACACTTTTTTTGTAGTTGTAGTGCCTGAAGTTCATTATCCTGTAGCCTTTATTTCTCTAAGTGTGAAGGCCTCTGACAGACTTTGATTTGATCGTCTCCACTGTGATCAGTGAAAGCTTATCCTCCACTTAATTACTAAAAACCTTAAAGATATTCCATGCAGGCTTATAAGTGACTCTAACAAGGCTGTTAATACTGTTTTTTGGCTTGTgtgaatttttaaattaaagtttgacAGCAAACTGTGCTCCTGTTAGTGTTCTTTACCTTTCATTAGCTCACCACAAGGGTGCGtcctcccctcccttccttgGTGTTTCTGTGTAACCTGGTAATGTGAGGGACTTGTTTTGGTTTATGGAACCAGTGTAGTGTTAAATTATTTGATTCATCCCTCGCTCTCAATCCTCATGCTTTTTAGGAACATGTTTCAGACAACTATGAGCATTAAAATCCCAAATTACAGGCTGCTTAGACACAGCAGCACGAGATGTTCTTTTCTCTTTATCCCACAAACTATATGAAGTAATCAAGGGGAATGTGGGTATTCCTTTTAGGGATGGGGATTGAGAGCTGGTTCCAAATTGTCTGATCTTTGGGAGTCATATGCCTTGGAGCTTATCAGTATCTTTTATCGATGTCGACATGTTTTTCTGACGGATGCTGTTGCAAAACAATGACGTCAAACTTGTGCATCTTAACAGCTGTAAACTTGCAAAACAGAGTCATGGCGGAGGGGAGGAAAGGGTGGCTTCATTTCACAAAGATGACAACAGTGTTGCTTGTAATGTGTTCAAAATGATAATGCTTTTTTTCTACTCTGTTTCTAGACTGTGCTTAGACAGATATGTTAATAAAACAGAGGTGCTGATGCTGAAAACTTGTGTGAGCCGACCTTTTTCACAGAGAAATCAATCAGGTATCAGGATAATGGCATTGGTTTCAAGGAAATCTTGTCAATTCCCATTCCTAATatcttttgtttctgttaatTATCGTTTGTTCAACCTTCATGCTGTTTTAACATGTCTTTTTGTGCATTCATGTAACTGCTACATGCAGAGTTCATTGGCttgacactgtttttaaaagcttGCAGCAAACACTATTACCCAAGTGGGAATAATAAAAGAAATCTGTAGTCTAAAATTAACTGTGACGCGCTTCACCAGAGATGATCTGAGGTCGATGACTAAAGAGAAAGGAGTGTTGTCAGAATGGATGCTCCGTCATGCATCTATGTAAAACCAGGCCCAAAAAAAGGAGTGAACACCAGCAGCTTACCACCTTCTGCGCGAGTCAGGGTTTTTTCATTCCTCAGGGTGCGAGTAGTGTTAGGAATCCATCACACAACAGTAGCATAATCTCTCTGTAACGTCACTCTGTACCAAAGATTCTCCAGAATTCTCAGTCATGTTATGAAGATTTGATGTGGTTTGATGTGACGGGGCGGCGGCTGGGTGTGTCTATAGCCAGGTGAGCAGGCTGTCTCTGTCCATGTGCGACCCAGAGAGAACAGTCTCCATGTCCATCAGGAGGTCTGAACTGAGACCCTCTGGGATGCAGGGCATTAGCTCCTCGCCCTCAGACATTGGGAGCACAGGCATCGACTCCTGTAAGGTCATCGAGGAGGCCTCGCTGGAGTCGCCTAGACAAAACATGACTGCGGTGAGGATTTAAATATCGACGGTGAGCTTGGAGGAGCTAAATATATGCACaaatatagataaataaataggaCACATATAAATAGGAATCATCGTGGCACTATTTGAATGCTACTTGAGGAAGAGCTCAAAGCCTGCAATGCACTGCAAACCACAGAAGCTGCCAGGCTGTATCTTCTCTGTGTTTCTTATgccattaaatgtattttttgtacatGTAAATGGCATATTAAATGTTCTAACTCTTTCTTTGTATTATTACTGACCCGTTTGGGTATGCTgtttttgtggattaaaaaaaataaaataaaacaactggatttatacttctgtgttctGCATCGACGTAGAGCCATGCTGTAATGTACGCCGCAGCCTGACCTGCACCTCCCCAGACATGTAACTACAGGTCGCAgggatgcagacctcctgtgtATATTAGTAAgatgaaaaccatttccctcagtggaaacaaagcttttatttactttatttaacagatcagaaacaataaattgtgaagacaataaagcctccacaaaacagtgttttaagtcttgtgtgtgatttatcctggcttcatatgtgtagaggaaatgtctgctagtcactaggctaatctctacaatgtaaaatgccataggcttgtgctaataacgttagcttgttgtatttgtttggaaaacctgTTTAAattaagacagttgttttgttggtggatcttgtgagttataatggaaacaaattttgtaacgttatctttattaaatgttgctgttgtccctggcttcatacgaGTAGAGGAAACTtttgctagccactaggctgtaaagtaaaatgccataggcttgtgttaaaaacattagcatgttgtatgtggggaaaatgtgtctagaaaaagacaagtgctttgtctgtgaacttattttagtgaagctgatttgtgtacttttgtttttgaaattgaTGCAATTatgccatgtttaatgtgtgtgctTGACACGGACACACCACCGGTCAAGTATAAATGCTTGCAACGGCATAGACCATGTGCGTAgggctatggcgtaggctctacgtAGAGTATAAATCCGTTGGAACTCTGcattgttttggaaatgttACTGTCACAGGGAATCATTTTTTCTCTATGAACTATACCAGAAGCTACTGGAAGGCCAGTGAAAAAGTCAGATTTTACAACCAGTTCCTAAAGCATGCCATAGTTCTTAGCTCTAAGACAAATAATTTTAAGTACTACAATTGAAGTCAACATTATGGCATTATAGCTGGCTAAATTTGTGACACATTTACTCTTAAAATCCCCAAATAAACTGCTTCTCATTGGGTGTATTGTACAATTATTTAAACTCATGTCACATCTGGACACCATGTTCAGAATACACATTCATAAATGTTGTTTGTAGTGACGACTTTCCACTTTGCCCCGCTACCATCTTTCTGAAtttagtgtgtgcatgtttgtgtgtgtattaccAGTGTCCATGTGATCCACAGAGCTCAACATGTGGTCCGATGTGCGGGGTAAGCTGCTGACGCTCAGACCGCTGTCAGTGCTCTCATTACGGGAGTGAGCGCTGCACAAGAACAAAGACAGTAAACATTCCTTTAAATCTGATCGTCATCTGTTGAAAACTAGAATGACCAGAAGAAACTCTGCATTGAACTGACACTACACTTTATGGGAATTACATATACAATAATTCTTAGTTTTCACTGACACTACTCTGTAATAGATCgctgttttgacattttaacattgtTTAGATTACTATTTTTCAACTTTTGTCCCTTAAAAGGGTagttcagatattttttttagtgAGGTTGTATGGTGAACTTATCCATAATCAGTGTATTACCGACAGTAGATGTCCTTCGATAtgccccagtttggagaagtggCAGGAGtgctgacacagaagctaagcaatttaCTGCTGGGAACAGgggcaaaatgtattttagccaccttaaaaagtCCCACCAAAAAAACTCCACATATTGAGGCCATAATGAGGATATTTTTACCACTGAACCTTTCCGTCAGACAGCCAGTTCTGATGGTTAAGCTGTTAACAGCTtgagttccccatctatgctctcttcaaagtcaccagactccactgacaaaaacagtaattttggctcGCTGAACAAAGGAGTtactggtctgctgctgcctagactggttagtttgtttgtgttattgtgcaactttggtgaatccgaagtAACCATTTAAAACGATTGAGTCATGcaataatacaaacaacaacggactgaggcagtggtagaccagttGCTCCTGTGTccagtgatgttaaattactgtttttctcagtggagtctggctttgaaaagagcgaTGTAACAGCTTCTATTGCCCTTCAGAAATTGCTGTCTGACGACAAGGTCGTACACTTTAACACATACTGAGGTGGCACttttttaggtagctaaaataggttttgttgctgacccatTGACAGCAGTAGATTGCTAAGCCCCTATGGCGGTACTCCTGCTTGCCTCTCCAAAGTGGGGGCATACCGACTCACATCTACTGTACACTAactgtggataagtacctcatacaaccaaACTTCAAAAAATCGAAACTATCTCTTCAATGACATGTGACAGCTatttgacaataaaaataaatctacaGTGCATGACAATAATCTTAAACATGAACGCACCCATTTAGTGTGGGTTCATGGTTTGAGCCTCTGATTCTGACATCCAGAGACGGGACAAGTGTCTGTGCGTTCCTGTCATGGTCCATCCCACCGGGCATCTGGTTCCTTCCTCCTGCCTCCTATAACAAACAAAGGTTTGCATAATGTCATGTTAAACTCAAACTGTGCTTGCATGAAACAATAACTCAATTACTGTGAAATCTGAACTGAataaacagcctacaaccagaTAATTCAAGACATAACTTAAATGTAAGAGTTTGTGTTGCgtgacacaaaaatgaaaccCTTGAGTTTTGGGCGGCACATCCAAGTCAAGTTTTATTTGATCTCTGACCTGTGAGATTTGCGGAGGGAGGCCTTGTTTGCATCTAAGCCTTTCCTTTTCCTGCCTTTGCTGCAGTGCCAAGCCGAGGATGCCGGGGTTCATCTTCTGGGCTGGAACATAAAATTCATAGGAAAACAACAATTTTGACAATTAAGTTAACATTTCTACGAGTTTCAACATTTCAGCAATGACATATATGAAGAAAAGTACTGAAAACTTTGCGATCTTTCTTATGTTTCGTTGCCAAACAGCAACTTCTGATGGTGGAcattggaacaaaaaaaaagcttctcATTGACAAACAAGAATTGTCAATTCAGGAGACACAAATTTGATAGTGTGCTACCTAGACGCGGGTCGACCCATGAGGTGGTCTTATTTATGTGATCGATGTAGTACACCTCTCCATCTGCAGTCACAGCCTTCTCCCAGCCTTCAGGCAGTGGACCTGAACAGCAGTGAAAGTACACAGTGAGAAGGCAAATGGTGGATGGAGTGCATGGAGCGTTGAGAGGAGAGAAGTAAAAATCTGGCCCACGTCTTTTAATGTCTGTGAAACTTGTAGGTTGTAGAGGTTTAATATACAGAGGGGAAGGTTAGTGGGTAAAGAGCGACAGTATAGTTCTGTAGAGTAAAAATGTACTGGCCTATGTGCACCTGAATGCCATAAAGTATGCAACACTGCTCTTTGTAGGAAAAAATGGATActcttaaagggtcagttcagccaagttacaaaattaaaattcaatAGCGACAGCTTCTGACAGAACCATTGTCCCCCTTATTCTAAATAATCCAGATTATTCCTATTGATTTTTGATGATATACATTCTGGAGCATTTGCATTGGGACTATTTGTTCAGTAGAAAGTAGTTCCAATTAAAACTGTTCACAGCGAGGATTAtccacagttaaaaaaaaaaaaaaaaatcaaacctgcATTCATTGACATTTTAATATTGAACAGTTgttgatgagagcagtgagagtgaaccaaaacagttaaGTTTGCGGCTTgaaaacaaagagctgaaggGTGCTACATTGGtctgtagagctgaggggaactgcggAGTTGGGTGGTCACTTTCGGTGGGTTCACCACTTCCAGTGACCTCTTTGACATACAGATAGTCATGCAATACATTgtcaacataaacaaaaatattaaagctgctttaatggtgtttaattgtttttacatttcagtgcAACAGGTGCCGCAAATTATTTTGACTCACGCTAGGATTGTGCCGAAGCGTGGAACTGCCatgccagaaaaaaacagatcaGTATCAGGTAATAACATGAAAAGCTTCTTTTTATAACAAGATATTTTTAGAAggtattttattgttattacatGATACGTGCTAatgttattataataataattctttttatctataaagcgcTTTTTAAAACAGAGATACAAAGAGCTTTACATGTCAGAAAAGACATGTCCGAGGACCTCAAAGTACTAAGAGGTTGGAAATATAGCTGGGagagaaacaataaaataagtaaaattttaaaatctattctaaaacatactgggagccCATGTAAAGAGGCtgaaactggagtgatgtgatcatggctcttggttctggttaaaattctggcagctgaattctgtacaGTCTGGAGTCGATTATGTAAAATGTTTCACGTTATTACAAGATAAATAAGTATATTGTTGTAATGTTACGTCAGTAATTAAACAATAATCAGGTGCCTATGTGCACAAGGTAACAGTTTTTGCTTGCTGTAATTATTCCTCCTGTTCATAATGGATACAATATGATCCCTTTCTGACACACCTCCACTGTAAGTTATGGGAGACAAAATCCACTAAAATCCAATGCACATCCATGGATGAATCTACAAGTAACCCAGTATGAACAGGAGCAAttattacattcattcattcatttcctgtaaccgcttatcctgtaaGGAGTCgcgggggctggagcctatcccagctgacactgggcgagaggcggggtacaccgtggacaggtcgccagactatcactgggctgatacatagagacagacaacaactggacaatttagagtcaccaattaacctgcatgtctttggactgtgggaggaagctggagtacctggagaaaacccacgctgacacggggagaacatgcaaactctgcacagaggggtcTCCCCATCCCAGGGTTTGAACCAGAAACTATTGCTGGGAGGCGACAATGcaaaccactgcatcaccatgcCGAAACAGTTGTTTTCATATCCTAACGGGCACCTAACTATTGTTTAAAGAAATGACTTTCGTTTCATGACAcccttgtctctgtctcttcttacttttcatttcagctctttattgtttattttttgttaaagcaaaaaactatcatgatttgtttttttgtaatttggttgaactgaccctttaaaattTTGACATGCGTGCAATTATCTCAAAGACAGCAACAGTCCAACAAGCTCTCTCATTTTAGGGGGATGCTCTCTGAAAGCTCTCTTCTATAGCGGTTTCCATCAGGCTGTAATCTACAGTATGAATGTTATAGTTCCCATCAAAGTCACCAGAGCCATGGATGTAGAGACCAAAAAGGAAATCCCAAAGAAATCACAACCAGCAGCAAAGACCTGGCCCACTGTTGACGGAGTTGAACTGTGAAAAGCAGGTCTATGCCTTTTAAAAGAAACTGGATAGTAAGAAGGGCGGAGGGAGCAGAGTGATACCTGTCTCTGGATTGATGTTTTGTGGTTGTGTAGTGGGTGCTGGGTTGCTGAGAGAGTGGGCGTGGACCGGAGGGCCAGGGATGGGATGCTGAGACGCAGCCGACTGAAGCTGCGCAAGTCGAGGGTCGTGCCAAGTGGTTGTCTTTTCCAGGTGACTGCGAACACACAACAAGTCTAAACGTATCTGCATCTGTCAAAAACCACTGCAACCTGATGGATAAGAAGCACGAGGCACGTATTAACCCCGGACCTGCTTTACCTGTACTACCAGTAGCCTTTGACAGGAGTGTGAGCTGTCAGGCCATGTGCTCTCGTGAATGAAACTGGCTGAAACCACACGGGTTGCAAAACTAGTTGGAACGTTTTCTGTTTGCGTGGAACTGATTAGTCTGAGTCCTGGTTATATGTGCACTGCTGCACTTCTGTTTCCCTGTACTTGTAACTGTAGTCCCTCTGTGACGAAATCTTAAAGAGGTAACAGCATAAGACTCCAATAAACATTTACAGAAACTCCTCCTGGTGCATTTAAAATAGGATTAGTGCAGGAATGATTGGTTGATTTAATCATGTCGATAAAATTTTGATATTTGAATCATCTTTAAACAGGCATCAAgcaaaaatgctttaaaatttGCTGCTCAGCctcaattttatttcattatttgttgAACCTCTTTGATGTGTGGACAATCAGCAAGCTGTCTGAAGACACTGCCTTGAGCTTTGGGAACTTGTGAGGAgtatttttcactatttaatgATTTAAAGATGAGAATGTTAGACTCTTTGGGTCTTTCTAGAGAGAAACCCTTCA
Encoded proteins:
- the LOC126387917 gene encoding transcriptional coactivator YAP1-like isoform X1 is translated as MNLDSTVDVKKVWRNTQRQRERGETVWLLEDLFRHQTLGDMDAHRGAPPAGQQIVHVRGDSQTELEALFSAVMNPSKSARQPSSLPMRMRKLPDSFFRQPDSRGHSRQASSDGGVCGSLTPHHVRAHSSPASLPVNSLSTQAADVAAAPIIPDDVPLPHGWEMAKTPTGQRYFLNHLEKTTTWHDPRLAQLQSAASQHPIPGPPVHAHSLSNPAPTTQPQNINPETAQKMNPGILGLALQQRQEKERLRCKQGLPPQISQEAGGRNQMPGGMDHDRNAQTLVPSLDVRIRGSNHEPTLNGAHSRNESTDSGLSVSSLPRTSDHMLSSVDHMDTGDSSEASSMTLQESMPVLPMSEGEELMPCIPEGLSSDLLMDMETVLSGSHMDRDSLLTWL
- the LOC126387917 gene encoding transcriptional coactivator YAP1-like isoform X3, producing the protein MNLDSTVDVKKVWRNTQRQRERGETVWLLEDLFRHQTLGDMDAHRGAPPAGQQIVHVRGDSQTELEALFSAVMNPSKSARQPSSLPMRMRKLPDSFFRQPDSRGHSRQASSDGGVCGSLTPHHVRAHSSPASLPVNSLSTQAADVAAAPIIPDDVPLPHGWEMAKTPTGQRYFLNHLEKTTTWHDPRLAQLQSAASQHPIPGPPVHAHSLSNPAPTTQPQNINPETGPLPEGWEKAVTADGEVYYIDHINKTTSWVDPRLAQKMNPGILGLALQQRQEKERLRCKQGLPPQISQEAGGRNQMPGGMDHDRNAQTLVPSLDVRIRGSNHEPTLNGAHSRNESTDSGLSVSSLPRTSDHMLSSVDHMDTGDSSEASSMTLQESMPVLPMSEGEELMPCIPEGLSSDLLMDMETVLSGSHMDRDSLLTWL
- the LOC126387917 gene encoding transcriptional coactivator YAP1-like isoform X2 yields the protein MDAHRGAPPAGQQIVHVRGDSQTELEALFSAVMNPSKSARQPSSLPMRMRKLPDSFFRQPDSRGHSRQASSDGGVCGSLTPHHVRAHSSPASLPVNSLSTQAADVAAAPIIPDDVPLPHGWEMAKTPTGQRYFLNHLEKTTTWHDPRLAQLQSAASQHPIPGPPVHAHSLSNPAPTTQPQNINPETGPLPEGWEKAVTADGEVYYIDHINKTTSWVDPRLAQKMNPGILGLALQQRQEKERLRCKQGLPPQISQEAGGRNQMPGGMDHDRNAQTLVPSLDVRIRGSNHEPTLNGAHSRNESTDSGLSVSSLPRTSDHMLSSVDHMDTGDSSEASSMTLQESMPVLPMSEGEELMPCIPEGLSSDLLMDMETVLSGSHMDRDSLLTWL